A window of Rhododendron vialii isolate Sample 1 chromosome 11a, ASM3025357v1 contains these coding sequences:
- the LOC131307826 gene encoding tubulin alpha-3 chain encodes MRECISIHIGQAGIQVGNACWELYCLEHGIQPDGQMPSDKTIGGGDDAFNTFFSETGAGKHVPRAVFVDLEPTVIDEVRTGTYRQLFHPEQLISGKEDAANNFARGHYTIGKEIVDLCLDRIRKLADNCTGLQGFLVFNAVGGGTGSGLGSLLLERLSVDYGKKSKLGFTVYPSPQVSTSVVEPYNSVLSTHSLLEHTDVAVLLDNEAIYDICRRSLDIDRPTYTNLNRLVSQVISSLTASLRFDGALNVDVTEFQTNLVPYPRIHFMLSSYAPVISAEKAYHEQLSVAEITNSAFEPSSMMAKCDPRHGKYMACCLMYRGDVVPKDVNAAVATIKTKRTIQFVDWCPTGFKCGINYQPPTVVPGGDLAKVQRAVCMISNSTSVAEVFSRIDHKFDLMYAKRAFVHWYVGEGMEEGEFSEAREDLAALEKDYEEVGAELAEGEDGDEGDEY; translated from the exons atgagggagTGCATCTCGATCCACATCGGTCAGGCCGGGATTCAGGTCGGCAATGCCTGTTGGGAACTCTACTGCCTCGAGCACGGCATCCAG cCTGATGGCCAGATGCCGAGTGACAAGACTATTGGTGGAGGCGATGATGCCTTCAACACCTTCTTCAGTGAAACCGGTGCAGGAAAGCATGTTCCTCGTGCTGTCTTTGTAGATCTGGAACCCACTGTCATAGATGAAGTAAGGACTGGAACCTATCGTCAGCTCTTCCACCCCGAACAGCTCATCAGTGGCAAGGAAGATGCTGCCAACAACTTTGCCCGTGGCCACTACACAA TTGGAAAGGAGATTGTTGATCTCTGCCTAGACCGCATTCGTAAACTAGCTGACAACTGCACTGGACTCCAAGGGTTCCTTGTCTTCAATGCTGTTGGAGGGGGTACTGGGTCTGGTCTTGGGTCTCTCCTTTTGGAGCGCCTCTCAGTTGATTATGGCAAGAAATCAAAACTTGGTTTCACTGTCTATCCTTCTCCTCAAGTTTCCACATCTGTTGTCGAGCCCTACAACAGTGTCCTCTCAACCCATTCCCTCCTTGAGCACACTGATGTTGCTGTGCTCCTTGACAATGAAGCCATTTATGACATCTGCAGGCGCTCTCTTGACATTGACCGGCCCACCTACACCAACCTCAACCGCCTTGTTTCCCAG GTGATTTCTTCCTTGACCGCCTCTCTCAGATTTGACGGTGCCCTGAACGTCGATGTGACTGAATTCCAGACCAACCTGGTCCCGTACCCCAGAATCCACTTCATGCTCTCATCCTATGCTCCTGTCATCTCCGCAGAGAAGGCCTACCACGAGCAGCTCTCTGTCGCCGAAATCACCAACAGCGCATTCGAGCCTTCCTCCATGATGGCCAAGTGCGACCCCCGCCACGGCAAGTACATGGCATGCTGCCTCATGTACCGTGGTGATGTGGTCCCCAAGGACGTCAATGCTGCTGTTGCCACCATCAAGACAAAGCGCACTATCCAGTTTGTGGATTGGTGCCCCACCGGGTTCAAGTGTGGCATCAACTACCAGCCACCCACGGTTGTCCCTGGTGGCGATCTTGCCAAGGTGCAGAGGGCTGTTTGCATGATTTCGAATTCCACCAGTGTGGCTGAGGTGTTCTCAAGGATTGATCACAAGTTTGACTTGATGTATGCTAAGAGGGCTTTTGTGCATTGGTACGTGGGTGAGGGCATGGAGGAAGGAGAGTTTTCGGAGGCAAGGGAAGATCTTGCGGCTCTGGAGAAGGATTATGAGGAGGTCGGTGCTGAGTTGGCCGAGGGAGAGGACGGGGATGAAGGGGACGAGTACTGA
- the LOC131308419 gene encoding protein SHORT HYPOCOTYL IN WHITE LIGHT 1-like isoform X1 gives MGTSSVTLSPPHSLSSFPKTFSHSSNPPKNSTILQFQLRRLYPRVQASRRISNFPQVGLGIEDYADGDGDDDDGDDDEEEQEEDRSLDLLVKFVENVFKKVSRRARKAVRSVLPVTISSKLVGFSVNGVILLAFLWILKAFLEVVCTIGSVVFVSILLIRGIWSGLSYLQQSRNYRANEYDDDNHAWTGAQPVS, from the exons ATGGGAACTTCCTCcgtcactctctctcctccccattctctctcttccttccccAAAACCTTCTCCCACTCATCCAATCCTCCTAAGAACTCCACCATCCTCCAATTTCAGCTTCGTCGACTCTACCCCCGCGTCCAAGCTTCCAGACGAATCTCCAATTTCCCccag GTAGGACTAGGGATTGAAGATTACGccgatggtgatggtgatgatgatgatggagaTGATGACGAGGAGGAGCAAGAAGAGGATCGGAGTTTGGATCTTCTGGTGAAGTTTGTCGAGAACGTTTTTAAGAAGGTGTCGAGAAGAGCGAGGAAGGCCGTTCGATCTGTTCTGCCCGTCACTATCTCTTCGAAATTG GTGGGTTTCTCTGTCAATGGGGTTATATTGCTGGCATTCTTGTGGATTTTGAAAGCATTCCTTGAG GTGGTCTGCACAATTGGAAGTGTCGTGTTTGTTAGTATCTTGCTTATCCGTGGTATTTGGTCTGGTTTATCCTATTTACAACAAAGCCGCAACTATAGGGCGAATGAATATGATGACGACAATCATGCATGGACTGGTGCACAGCCTGTATCTTGA
- the LOC131308065 gene encoding F-box protein SKIP22-like, whose protein sequence is MLGILNSWYKKIAGLPPPTSVVFLPNDLILKIMASLPSNDVARMACVCSRLRCLASDDDLWKHMFLERFGNMERLHGEGTSGDDLWKHFLEMFGNMERLHGEDPGIVTEKELHWKEKFAKCWKEDLDWRPKLRDRMVSTPGRFCGEGDLVCSQVLSLIMICSFLWLI, encoded by the exons ATGCTTGGGATACTGAACTCGTGGTATAAGAAGATTGCTGGCTTGCCGCCTCCAACAAGCGTTGTGTTCCTCCCGAATGACCTCATACTGAAGATCATGGCGTCTCTCCCCAGCAATGATGTTGCTAGAATGGCATGTGTTTGTTCCAGATTGCGCTGTTTGGCTTCAGATGACGATTTATGGAAGCACATGTTCTTGGAGAGGTTCGGCAATATGGAGAGGCTGCATGGTGAAGGTACAAGTGGTGATGATTTATGGAAGCACTTTTTGGAGATGTTCGGCAACATGGAGAGGTTGCATGGTGAGG ATCCGGGCATAGTCACTGAAAAAGAACTCCACTGGAAAGAGAAATTCGCAAAGTGCTGGAAGGAGGATTTGGATTGGAGACCAAAACTAAGGGATAGAATGGTAAGTACTCCTGGGCGATTTTGCGGTGAGGGCGATTTGGTGTGCTcccaggttctctctctcattatgaTCTGTTCGTTTCTCTGGTtaatttga
- the LOC131308419 gene encoding protein SHORT HYPOCOTYL IN WHITE LIGHT 1-like isoform X2, with the protein MGTSSVTLSPPHSLSSFPKTFSHSSNPPKNSTILQFQLRRLYPRVQASRRISNFPQVGLGIEDYADGDGDDDDGDDDEEEQEEDRSLDLLVKFVENVFKKVSRRARKAVRSVLPVTISSKLVGFSVNGVILLAFLWILKAFLEVW; encoded by the exons ATGGGAACTTCCTCcgtcactctctctcctccccattctctctcttccttccccAAAACCTTCTCCCACTCATCCAATCCTCCTAAGAACTCCACCATCCTCCAATTTCAGCTTCGTCGACTCTACCCCCGCGTCCAAGCTTCCAGACGAATCTCCAATTTCCCccag GTAGGACTAGGGATTGAAGATTACGccgatggtgatggtgatgatgatgatggagaTGATGACGAGGAGGAGCAAGAAGAGGATCGGAGTTTGGATCTTCTGGTGAAGTTTGTCGAGAACGTTTTTAAGAAGGTGTCGAGAAGAGCGAGGAAGGCCGTTCGATCTGTTCTGCCCGTCACTATCTCTTCGAAATTG GTGGGTTTCTCTGTCAATGGGGTTATATTGCTGGCATTCTTGTGGATTTTGAAAGCATTCCTTGAG GTTTGGTAG
- the LOC131308064 gene encoding probable zinc metallopeptidase EGY3, chloroplastic: MHSYPIQNPNQKQKQERKDIHHKKSHILSFSPDFVWGFHRLSLLPQTNPPVELLQISRPISLFPPPQSKSYFFCTTQTCPDPSTPNSHLTPPMATLFTTIASYSHSSWPLKHNPFSSCTPPSTTVSKHPFGQNTHLSFPLSSTLNPKRFPKFLVKAEKEDEPSSSSSASVAVVSEKPDIEDTQKGELSGKGELSEESEVEAGEREKQQELDWKTDEEFKKFMGNPSIEAAIKLEKKRADRKLKELDRESSDGNPIIGFLIKLARDNLTREKEMLEEAEETFKALDLNKLRSCFGFDTFFATDVRRFGDGGIFIGNLRKPIEEVIPKLERKLSEAAGREVVLWLMEERDNDITKQVCMVQPKAEMDLQFESTKLSTTWGYVSAIALCVTTFGTIALMSGFFLKPDATFDDYVSDVVPLFGGFLSILGVSEIATRLTAARYGVKLSPSFLVPSNWTGCLGVMNNYESLLPNKKALFDIPVARTASAYLTSLALAIAAFVADGSFNGGDNALYIRPQFFYNNPLLSFIQFVIGPYTDDLGNVLPYAVEGVGVPVDPLAFAGLLGMVVTSLNLLPCGRLEGGRIAQAMFGRSTATLLSFATSLLLGIGGLSGSVLCLAWGLFATFFRGGEEIPAKDEITPLGDDRYAWGIVLGLICFLTLFPNGGGTFSSSFFSAPFFRGDL; encoded by the exons ATGCATTCCTATcctattcaaaatccaaaccaaaaacaaaaacaagagcGAAAAGATATTCACCACAAAAAATCCCACATTCTCAGTTTCTCACCAGATTTCGTGTGGGGTTTCCATCGCTTGTCACTTCTTCCCCAAACCAATCCACCTGTAGAACTTCTCCAAATTTCTAGACCAATCTCTCTGTTTCCTCCTCCCCAATCAAAATCCTACTTCTTCTGTACAACCCAAACATGCCCGGATCCCTCAACTCCAAACTCACACTTAACGCCTCCAATGGCCACCCTTTTCACTACTATTGCTTCATACTCTCATTCTTCATGGCCTCTCAAGCACAACCCTTTTTCCAGTTGTACCCCTCCATCAACTACTGTTTCCAAACACCCATTTGGCCAAAACACCCACCTCTCATTTCCTCTCTCCTCAACTCTCAATCCCAAAAGATTTCCTAAATTCTTGGTGAAAGCTGAGAAAGAAGATGaaccctcttcctcttcttcagcGTCTGTTGCTGTGGTATCCGAAAAACCCGATATTGAGGACACCCAGAAGGGGGAACTGTCGGGAAAGGGTGAGTTGAGTGAAGAAAGTGAGGTGGAggctggggagagagagaagcagcAAGAATTGGACTGGAAGACTGACGAGGAGTTCAAGAAGTTCATGGGTAATCCTTCAATCGAGGCCGCGATAAAGCTCGAGAAGAAGAGGGCTGATAGGAAGCTCAAGGAGCTTGACAGAGAAAGCAGCGATGGTAACCCAATTATTGGTTTTCTTATCAAACTGGCTCGTGACAATCTGACCAGAGAGAAGGAGATGTTGGAGGAAGCAGAGGAAACTTTCAAGGCTCTTGATCTTAACAAG TTGAGAAGCTGTTTCGGGTTTGATACATTTTTCGCGACCGATGTCAGGAGGTTTGGAGATGGGGGAATTTTCATTGGAAACTTGAGGAAACCAATCGAAGAAGTCATACCCAAATTGGAGAGAAAGCTATCAGAAGCAGCGGGGAGGGAGGTTGTGTTATGGCTTATGGAGGAGAGAGATAATGACATTACAAAACAG GTTTGTATGGTACAACCTAAAGCAGAGATGGATCTTCAGTTTGAATCAACCAAACTGAGCACTACTTGGGGTTATGTTAGTGCAATAGCTTTATGTGTTACAACATTTGGGACAATAGCTTTGATGAGTGGATTCTTCCTCAAACCTGATGCTACCTTTGATGACTATGTGTCTGATGTTGTGCCTCTCTTCGGCGGCTTCCTTTCCATTTTAGGAGTTTCCGAG ATAGCCACGAGGTTAACAGCAGCTCGCTATGGTGTGAAACTCAGCCCGTCTTTTCTTGTGCCTTCTAATTGGACAGGATGCTTGGGAGTGATGAACAACTATGAGTCTCTTCTGCCAAATAAAAAGGCACTTTTTGATATTCCAGTAGCACGCACAGCAAGCGCGTATCTGACATCTCTAGCTCTTGCAATTGCTGCTTTTGTGGCCGATGGAAGCTTTAATGGGGGTGACAATGCCTT GTACATAAGGCCtcaatttttttacaataacCCACTGCTTTCTTTCATCCAATTTGTCATTGGACCATATACAGATGATCTTGGGAATGTATTGCCCTATGCTGTTGAAGGTGTGGGAGTCCCTGTTGATCCCCTTGCTTTTGCTGGACTCTTAG GAATGGTGGTGACTTCTTTGAACTTGTTGCCATGCGGAAGACTTGAAGGAGGCCGGATTGCGCAAGCCATGTTCGGGAGAAGCACTGCTACTCTGTTGTCGTTTGCCACCTCGCTTCTCCTAGGCATCGGAGGCTTGAGTGGAAGTGTCCTTTGTTTGGCATGGGGGCTTTTCGCAACCTTCTTCCGCGGTGGAGAAGAAATTCCGGCAAAGGACGAGATCACTCCATTGGGAGATGATAGGTATGCTTGGGGTATTGTACTCGGCCTCATTTGTTTCCTCACCCTTTTCCCCAATGGAGGGGGAACTTTCTCTAGCTCATTTTTCAGTGCACCCTTTTTCAGAGGGGATCTGtaa